The Bradysia coprophila strain Holo2 unplaced genomic scaffold, BU_Bcop_v1 contig_151, whole genome shotgun sequence genome contains a region encoding:
- the LOC119074847 gene encoding gamma-tubulin complex component 5-like, which produces MSFREIREQIIAENVPKLVKSLLGINETDPNFKVGVDYLLSNIINTKYTSVNSHELRRQINGLGERFEISNYKPYGDRLKDLCKSFCSHPICKDHPETDIEWRILSFLLNTSRNPIDGVTKNKQLINLGALKEDANAEESDLGGGGVAMRSSFVEQEFSDSELSVWSDDEDENAEEKSNSDCPTQSDSNVDEYDKKIDAMFPGLQRPQKPNPFTLMDTRGSVLRSFLFAKVQHHWWNDPNYIYPSVSDFKTANYCHFWNDRTDKLKISTTSEYCLIREILFMFRAPTNCKFFSIVNDSVEVNDLVSLNSLSLPVIQSFLKEFSHIMTLVRRLDTFCRSVKRLEQKSPPHTYQCFVDGIEQCMGPFLRFVLAKERQVNELDQLVRPVTIVNLHHELREHFTTIEHLYKIYHNVTLDFNQYPNHVCAAYLICGLMDEIRSSITASQNHYATTLFLVSIQTYLRITDNWCTEGRLEDWRDEYLVKSVTRDIDLVDVYELRTYDELDPSRKSVITDCSFFKILQTFAVEAGFTLSILYKMDKIRDVRKLIGSQDNLYNTFLQLLSNKLPKPPKKGNDHLPSPAEKIESEPPLKPLAYPPEQIAKFRNEFAKNPFMFLFEKELRQMEKSGDYETPNRYIYFSLEPEDNLFERLRPATSFILPYCQFFRAILTTLLRARLSVANNYVLEIYKNEHQLVHHLHNLQKIYFIEAGDLMSDFYSNLFTQIESGNSWNNPFILTAQLNGILSYRISNSSFLFKVHVNTKESIRDVIRAIDEISLSYVGDEHLYNIISEPCIEKYNKVFRFLLKMKWGIWTLENLRFPVQFKKIVLYGEPNIVRSTFKRLALLRNWLMYSLQSLLSHFMTTVLHFQSHELNTNIESAKNLTEIINTHSAYINKVAELCFQTKKNENICQGITQLLSLVSILKDEWLNIESSKDELDGSFVLDEICSLEKTYINCHAFLADTLLSEVYTANNAQMAGLSAAFNCSRPY; this is translated from the exons ATGAGTTTTCGCGAGATCCGAGAACAAATAATTGCTGAAAATGTTCCTAAACTGGTCAAGTCATTGTTGGGAATAAAC GAAACGGATCCCAATTTCAAAGTTGGTGTCGATTACCTACTTTCGAACATCATCAACACAAAATACACGTCGGTGAACAGTCACGAGCTTCGTCGCCAAATCAACGGTCTGGGCGAACGtttcgaaatatcaaattacaaACCGTACGGTGATCGGCTGAAAGACCTCTGCAAATCATTCTGTTCACATCCAATCTGCAAGGATCATCCAGAAACGGACATCGAATGGCGTATTTTGAGCTTCCTACTGAACACTTCACGAAATCCTATCGACGGCGTGACCAAAAATAAGCAATTAATCAACCTCGGCGCATTGAAAGAAGATGCCAATGCAGAAGAAAGCGATCTTGGTGGTGGTGGAGTCGCCATGAGAAGTTCTTTTGTTGAGCAGGAATTTAGTGATTCTGAATTGAGT GTGTGGTCAGACGATGAAGACGAGAATGCGGAAGAAAAGTCTAACAGCGACTGTCCGACTCAAAGTGACAGTAATGTGGATGAGTATGATAAGAAAATAGATGCCATGTTCCCAGGCCTGCAGCGACCACAGAAACCCAATCCATTCACATTGATGGACACGAGAGGGTCGGTGCTGAGGTCTTTCCTTTTCGCCAAAGTACAGCACCATTGGTGGAACGATCCGAATTATATCTATCCATCGGTGTCCGATTTTAAGACAGCCAATTATTGCCACTTTTG GAATGACCGTACTGATAAGCTCAAAATATCAACCACATCGGAGTATTGCTTGATCAGGGAGATTTTGTTCATGTTTCGTGCACCGAccaattgtaaatttttcagcATCGTAAACGATTCAGTGGAAGTAAACGATCTGGTGTCTCTGAACAGTCTCTCGCTG CCGGTCATTCAGtcatttttgaaagaattcAGTCATATAATGACTTTGGTGCGTCGATTGGACACATTTTGCCGGAGTGTAAAGCGGTTGGAACAGAAAAGCCCGCCACATACATACCAGTGTTTCGTCGACGGTATTGAACAGTGCATGGGTCCGTTTCTACGTTTCGTTCTTGCCAAAGAAAGACAAGTCAACGAACTGGATCAACTTGTGCGTCCGGTTACGATTGTCAATTTGCATCACGAATTGCGCGAACACTTCACAACCATTGAACATTTGTACAAAATCTACCACAATGTTACGCTAGACTTCAATCAGTATCCGA ATCACGTTTGTGCTGCCTACTTGATTTGTGGATTAATGGATGAAATACGGTCATCGATCACCGCAAGCCAAAACCATTATGCCACAACATTGTTTCTAGTGTCCATTCAAACGTATTTGCGCATTACCGATAACTGGTGCACTGAAGGTAGATTGGAGGATTGGAGGGATGAGTACTTAGTGAAGAG TGTTACGCGAGACATCGATCTGGTCGACGTTTATGAACTGAGGACTTATGATGAACTCGATCCGTCGCGTAAGTCAGTCATCACCGATTGCAGTTTCTTTAAGATACTTCAAACGTTCGCTGTTGAAGCTGGCTTCACGTTGAgcattttgtacaaaatggATAAAATTCGTGACGTACGAAAGCTGATTGGCAGTCAAG ACAATCTTTACAACACATTCCTTCAATTGCTGTCCAACAAGCTACCTAAACCTCCAAAAAAAGGCAACGATCACTTACCGTCGCCGgctgaaaaaatcgaatcAGAGCCGCCGCTGAAACCGCTAGCTTACCCACCTGAACAAATAGCCAAATTTCGCAACGAATTCGCCAAGAATCCGTTTATGTTTCTGTTCGAAAAGGAATTGCGTCAAATGGAAAAAAGTGGCGACTACGAAACACCCAACCGCTACATTTACTTCTCATTGGAGCCGGAAGATAATTTATTCGAACGTCTACGACCGGCTACATCATTCATTTTGCCATATTGTCAGTTCTTCCGCGCAATTCTCACAACTTTACTGAGAGCACGACTTTCTGTCGCAAACAATTACGTTCtggaaatttacaaaaatgaacaTCAGCTCGTCCATCACTTGcacaatttacagaaaatttactttataGAAGCTGGCGATCTGATGTCTGATTTCTATTCGAACCTGTTTACACAG ATCGAAAGTGGAAATTCGTGGAACAATCCATTCATCCTAACCGCTCAACTCAACGGCATATTGTCGTACAGAATCTCAAATTCGTCGTTCCTTTTCAAGGTTCACGTCAATACGAAAGAATCGATAAGAGAT GTTATTCGAGCAATCGACGAAATATCATTAAGCTACGTCGGCGATGAACATCTTTACAATATCATCAGCGAACCATGCATTGAGAAGTACAACAAAG TGTTCCGTTTCCTACTTAAGATGAAATGGGGCATATGGACACTGGAAAATCTTCGCTTCCCTGTCCAATTCAAGAAGATCGTACTGTACGGCGAACCGAACATCGTTCGTTCAACGTTCAAGCGTTTGGCATTGCTACGCAATTGGTTGATGTATTCTCTGCAATCGCTACTTAGTCATTTCATGACCACGGTGCTGCATTTCCAGAGCCACGAACTGAATACGAACATTGAGAGTGCcaaaaatttaaccgaaatCATCAACACTCATTCCGCGTACATCAATAAAGTGGCTGAATTGTGCTTCCAAACGAAGAAGAATGAGAATATTTGCCAAGGGATCACTCAG CTTCTGTCTTTGGTGTCAATATTGAAAGATGAATGGCTGAATATCGAAAGCTCCAAAGATGAACTGGATGGGTCATTTGTTTTGGACGAAATTTGCTCTCTCGAGAAAACTTACATCAATTGCCATGCATTTTTAGCCGACACACTTTTGTCGGAAGTATACACTGCAAACAATGCTCAAA TGGCTGGTCTGTCTGCTGCATTCAACTGTTCCAGACCCTATTAA
- the LOC119074852 gene encoding uncharacterized protein LOC119074852, with amino-acid sequence MLNKSQPVKLLQLSAMGLLDKILPKELSDATRSDVGKTTIQLIDTIYDFINWFAYFVGIEVRRDWKFNVRSKVNMILNIFFAWTEIYTFWLVVPSIDCVILLTGLCFTVTVMIKFASVVLNHERFLSLVNVIYKMASKNTEGRRHLIIADAKKTIFHHFKHIIIGVYFGGVVYLFYPIYDYVVNRTLTPVSPLIFPFLDDDTIRSFLISTMLNVTAALVNSFGTVAVSMFFVTFVEAYGTLNTLIEDDFRTFDGMWKRGNKNIAERRAAFRNIITAIMHSARFNLSINELYSLITTVQIGCCFFTMSTLIFGYLALDYVGGLGACVYFLTELMLFCYIGQLMDNQAERIASIIFHSDWYVYDVSCQKDILFALCVVKKLKSINVAGIMPLNFATGVQVIKNIYSITMFLLNALE; translated from the exons gAACTAAGTGATGCGACGAGATCAGATGTGGGTAAAACGACCATTCAACTAATCGATACGATCTACGATTTTATAAATTGGTTTGCTTACTTTGTGGGCATTGAAGTTAGAAGAGATTGGAAATTTAACGTTCGATCGAAAGTCAATatgattttgaatattttcttcgcCTGGACGGAGATCTATACATTTTGGTTGGTGGTTCCAAGCATTGATTGTGTTATATTGTTAACTGGCTTATGTTTCACTGTTACT GTCATGATAAAATTTGCAAGTGTGGTGTTAAATCACGAAAGATTTTTGTCATTAGTCAATGTCATCTACAAAATGGCAAGCAAAAATACCGAGGGAAGAAGACACCTCATTATTGCAgatgcaaaaaaaacaattttccaccATTTCAAACATATAATCATTGGAGTTTACTTCGGAGGagttgtgtacctgttttatCCAATCTACGACTATGTCGTTAACAGAACTTTGACACCAGTCTCTCCgttgatttttccttttttggaCGACGATACCATCAGAAGCTTTTTGATTTCAACAATGCTCAATGTTACTGCTGCGTTGGTGAATAGTTTTGGCACTGTTGCTGTGAGTAtgttttttgtaacatttgtGGAAGCATATGGCACATTGAATACATTAATCGAAGACGATTTTCGTACATTCGACGGCATGTGGAAAAGgggaaacaaaaacattgcaGAACGTAGAGCCGCATTCAGAAACATAATAACGGCGATAATGCATTCAGCGAG ATTTAACCTATCAATAAACGAGTTGTACAGCCTGATCACAACTGTACAAATTGGATGCTGTTTTTTTACAATGTCAACATTGATATTTGGATATTTGGCG CTGGACTACGTTGGTGGTTTAGGAGCTTGTGTATACTTTCTAACTGAATTGATGTTGTTTTGCTACATTGGTCAATTAATGGACAACCAG GCCGAAAGAATTGCGTCGATTATATTCCACTCGGATTGGTATGTGTACGATGTCTCTTGTCAAAAGGACATACTGTTTGCTCTGTGTGTGGTCAAAAAACTGAAATCTATTAATGTAGCCGGTATCATGCCATTGAACTTTGCAACTGGGGTACAG GTgatcaaaaacatttattcgATCACAATGTTTTTGCTAAACGCTTTGGAATGA
- the LOC119074851 gene encoding dynein light chain Tctex-type, whose product MDDQGENHFVVDDVSKIIKEAIESTIGGNAYLHDKVNNWTGAVVESCLSVLTKLQKPYKYIVTCTIMQKNGAGLHTASSCFWNNETDGSCTVRWENKTMYCIVSVFGLAL is encoded by the exons ATGGATGACCAAGGAGAG AATCATTTCGTTGTCGACGATGTGagcaaaataattaaagaaGCAATCGAGAGCACCATCGGGGGTAATGCATATTTACACGATAAAGTGAATAATTGGACGGGCGCCGTGGTTGAGTCATGTTTGAGTGTTCTaacaaaattgcaaaaacCGTACAAATATATCG TGACATGCACAATTATGCAAAAGAATGGAGCCGGATTGCATACAGCCAGTAGTTGTTTTTGGAATAATGAGACTGATGGCTCGTGCACCGTACGCtgggaaaataaaacaatgtaCTGCATTGTGTCCGTGTTCGGATTAGCCCTATAA